The Stigmatella aurantiaca genome includes the window TCGACGAGGCGGTGCGCCGCGGCTGGCAGTCGTTCTCGTGCATGAAGTGCCCGCTCTACCAGAACGTGGCCCCGCCCCAGATGGGCATCGAGGCCTACGCCACGCAGCGCCGGCCCATCTAAGGGGCACGGGGTTCAAGGCCTGGCTCACCGGGGCGCGGTGTAGATGACCACCACCCAGTAGCGGTCCTTGCCGAAAGTCTTCGAATCGCCGCGGAGGACGCCCACACCCGCCTGCGTGTTGCGAGCATCCATGAGGTTCTTGGACTCGGGCAGCGCGGTGGGGTCCTCCGCCACGTAGAAGTCCGCGGCCGCGGTGCCCACCTGGGGCAGGGCCTGGAAGACGCGCTCGTGCAGCGAGGAGCCGGGCAGCTCCGCCTTGGGCGTATCGCGCTGGAGCGCCCGCCGCACGTGGTCCTGGGCAATCTGCTCCAGCACCAGGCTGCGCTCGAGCGGCGGCAGCTTGGCCTCCTTGCGCTTGGTGGCGATGGCCTTGTACGCCTCCTCCACCGGGTTTCCCTTCAGGGGCGACACCGCCGTGGAGAACACCTCGGTGACGATGGCCTGGGGCCGCCCGTCCACCGTCTGGAACACCACCCCGATGCCCACGTGCGTGAAGGGGGCCGCGAGCAGGTTCTTGCGGTGGCCCGGGCTGTGCTCGATGCCGAAGTGCGCGGCCACGGGCCCCGCGGCCATGCCCAGGTTCTCCCCGGAGCCGCGGAAGGCAGGGCCCGCGGCCTCCATGCGCCCGCGCAGGTCCGAGCCGTCGGGTGCCACGTGGGCGAAGAAGCCCTCGCGCGCCATGCGCTCGCTGTAGGCCTGGGCCACCTCCTCCAGGGCGCTGTCGGGGACCAGGGGGTTGAGCCGGTGGGCCCGGCGCAGGCTGTTGATTCGGGAGACGATGGCCTGCCGGGCCTCGGGCAGGGTGGTGGGCTCGGCCACGTCCTCGGTCTCCGCGCGGCCGCGCTGCCGGGGGCCGCCCACGTCCACGAAGAAGAGCGCGACGACCTCGGGACCCTTGGTTCCCCGGCCCAGCACCTCCACGGTGTAGCCACCCGCCTGGGCAAAGGGGATCCGTGCACAGAACACGGGGCCGTCCTGCCGCGACAGCGCGATGCGCTCCACGCTGCCCTCGGGCAGGGTGACGAAGACCTCCGCGGCGTTCAGGGGCGGCACCAGCTCGCCGCACAGCGTCTGGGACACCCCGGCGCGCGGGAAGGCGCGGGGGAAGCGCTGGAGCTCCGCCTTGCGCTCGGTGAGCAGCATCACCAGCGAGGCGCGCTCGCCCGCGGTGGCCACGCCCACGCCGAAGTGGGTGGCGGGCTCGGCGCTGAAGTCCTTGCGCGCCAGGAACGTCTCGATGGCGTGCGCGTGCACCCAGGCACGGATGACGAAGGTGCGGGGGCTCGGGTCGGTGCTGCCTGAGTCGCTGACCGCCAGCGTGAGCGCGTGCAGGTCGGGCGCGCCGGTGGGCAGCTGCGGGCCCAGCGCCTCCCGGGCCAGGCGGCGTGCCGCCTCGGTCAGCGCCGCGTCCCGGGCGGGCAACCGGCGCCCCACGCGCTCGAACTCGCGCGCCACGTGGAGGGCCGCCTGCTGCTCCATGGCCTCGGGCGCCAGCGGGGTGGCCGCGACCAGGGCGCTCAGCGCCAACGCGAACATCATTCGTGGCCCAACCGGAAGGACAGGGCCGTCACCTTTCCGGGCCCCAGCCGCTCATTGAGCCGTTCGCACAGGGAGGCCTGCTCCCGCGACAGGGTCTGCGCCCACTCGGCGCTTTCCACGGTGACCACCAGCGTTCCTCCTTGCAGGGAGTAGGGAGAGGTGTGCTTGGCGATCTGCGCACCGACCGCCGCGGCCCAAACCGGCATCAGGGACTGACCCTTCCCGGATTCTTCGGCCAGGCGGGCCAGGAGCCGGGGCAGCAGGGCCTCCAGGGTCTTCGGTTCGTGGCGGGACATGGCGGGCAAATCATCGGACGGCTCCGGGGGGAAAGCCACTGCCAGGCCGTGTCGCGGAGCGGTTCGCCTGCTTGTAAGGTGCGGCAGTTCCCTGCCGGGAACAGGGAGCCGTCGATGAGTGCACACACCCGCGCGCCGTTGCTGCTGGGCCTGCTGGGCGTGTGCCTGGCCTGGGCAGGGTGCGCCCAGCAGGACGCCGATGGGTTCGGCCCGGGAGGTGGCAACGAGGCCCCCACTCCGAGCAGCCCGTGCTCCGTGGACGAAGATTGCCCGGATCCGGCGCTTTTCTTCTGCAACGCGGCCACCTCGCGGTGCGAGGCCTCGTGCCGGACGGCCCTGGACTGTGGCGCGGAGCGGCGGGGGACGTTCGCCCTCGGCGAGTGCGACCGCAACCCGCTGGGCTGCCAGTGCGACGAGGGCAAGTGCGTGCTGGCCCTGTGCGCGGAGGATGCCGCCTGCGGCGCACAGGTGTGCCGGAATGGACGGTGTGTGGCCCCGCCGCCCGCCGCCCAGGCGGCCACGTGCCAGGTGACGCCCGCGTTCGCCGTGGGCCGACAGGGCACGCAGACGCGCTTCAGCGTGACGGTGAACGATGCCCAGGGGCAGCCCCTGGTGCCGGGCGGGGGCATCGCCTGGAAGGCCTCCAGCGCGGCGGTGACCGGGGAGGAAGAGGGCACCGAGGCCCTCTTCACGGTGATGACGCCGGAGCGGGCCCTGGTGCGCATCGAAGCCCAGGTGGGCAATGCGCGCTGCTCGGCCCAGCTCTCCCTCCTGGCCGCGGAGGTGGAGGCCCACCGCGTGCGCGTGGTGGTGACGGAGGAGCTGTCCGGGACGCCGCTTCCGGACGTCCTCGTGGGCGTATCCAACGCGGAAGGGGCGCTCACCGGCACGGGCACAACGGACGAGGAGGGCGTGGCGCTCGTGCCCGCCTCGGACCGGATGAACCTCACCGCCTTTCATCCGGAGTACGGCTACCTCACGCTGGCGAACCTGGACGGGGAGACCGGCGGCCGCGAGGTGCGGATGCCCCTGCGGCGCAACCCGCTGGAGGTCCACGGCGGCATCCGGGGCCAGCTCCAGAACCGGCCCGTGGGCCCGTACCTCCACATGGGCCTCATCGGGCTGTCCCTGCCCGGCCAGGGGGTGGACCGGGTGGAGGCGCAGCGCCGGGGGCCCCGGGAGGCGGTGACGTTCGAGCTGAGCGGCCAGGTGCGCACGTGGTCCCTGCCCACGAACGTCACCCTGGCCACCCCCACCACGGCGGCCCAGGTGGCGTACGGGGTGCCCGGCCTGGAAGGCGGCTGCGCCGAGGCGCCGGTGGCGGCCACCGGGGAGACCCCGGGCAGGCGCGCCCCCCGGTGCGGACTGCGCACGGCCTGGGCGCTGGCGGGGGACGTGCCCACCGCCGAGCTGCCGCCGGATCTCTTCGGCGCCTCCCAGGACACCACCCAGCTCCTCGCCCAGACCATCCCGCTGCTGCGGCACTTCCACTCCTCGGCCGTGCGGGATGTGCGCTTCGCGCTCGAGCCCATTCCGGGGGCCTCCCAGGGCCTGCCCGATTTCCGCGACACGCGGCATTACACCGCCGTGGATCTGCCCGCATCTCAGATGCCGCTGGGGTTCCCGTTCGTCGTGCGGGTGCCCTCGCTCCCGGTGTACCGCGGGGCCTTCCTGAACCATTCCTTCGTGGTGGGCGCCGTGGATGTGCCGGGACGGGGGCGGGTGCCGCTGGGGCTGGGGCTCGCGGTGAACGTGGCCCCCGCGGATCCCAACACGGACCTCCAGGCGGGCCTGTCCGCGCCCGGGCTCGTCGCGGTCCGCATGGCCCCCGCGCACCACGGCCTGGAGGGCCATCCCTACCGGCTGATGGTCCTGGCCAGCACGCACGCGGCCACGCTGGAGGAACCGGCGGGCCAGGCCATGAGCGGCGTGGTGGAGCCGCTCGCCGCCCCGCTGTTCGATCCCCGGGGCCTCACGCCGGTCACGCTCTCCAGCGGCTTCCTGCCCATCCCCGAAGGGGCCCGCTACAACTTCGAGGCGGTGCCCTCCGGGATGCTCCAGGGCCGCCAGTTCTGGTTCACGAACAGCTCGGGCCGGGTGGGCACGTTGCTCCGGGTGAGCTTCACCAACCGGTTCGGCCGCCAGTGGACAGTGCTGTACGAGCCCTCGCTGGAGACGCCCTCCGTGCGGCTGCCGGTGCCGCCCACGCCCTTCGAGGACCGGACCTACTTTGGCGACCTCACCGGGACGCGCTCCCTGCTGTGGGTGCAGGCGCTCGCGGTGCGCGCGCCGGAGGGCAAGCGCCTGAGCCTGGCGATGCTCGCGGAGGGACAGACGGCATCGCTGGCCCAGCTGGATGCGTTCACACGGGCCTTCTCGGTGCTCGATTACCGCCGCCCGGAGCTCACCTGGCTCACCCCGGAAGCAGACGGGCTGAGCGTGCCGCGAGGCTCCACCGTCCGCGTGCGCGCCACCGGCTTCCACCTGGGCCCGGCCCCGGAGGGCGAGGGCTTCGTGCAGCTCTCCTTCGTGGGTGGCGTGGGCTGCGAAGGCCAGACGGTGCGGGGCGAGCGAAACACCGCCGGGGACGTGGAGCTGCGCCTGCCCTCCGCGTGCTCGGGAAACGACGTGTCCCTCACGGCCACGCTGGTGGATTCGAGCGGGCTGCCCCTTCGTCCGCCAGTGGCCTACACGCGCCGGATTCACATTCTTTGAATCTTTCCAAGACCTCCCCGAGTATGGGGGAGCTCGGCTGGCTTTCTCGAATTTCGAGATGATACCCTTGTCCGGGTATGGCGCAGAGAGAGACCGTCATCACGCTCATCTCGAAGATCTCCGATCGTCCGGTGAACCTGGACGCGGCGCTCGTCGTCATCTACGGCATGGATCTGGGGCGGAAGTACGACTTGTCCCGGAACGAGATTGTCATCGGCCGTTCCTCCAAGTCGGACATCCCGTTGGATCAGGAGTCGGTGAGCCGCACGCACGCGCGCATCACCAACACCGTGAAGGGCGTCCACATCGAGGACCAGGGCTCCACCAACGGCACGTTCGTCAATGATCACCCGGTGACGAGCCCCCAGGAGCTGCGCAACGGGGACCTGGTGAAGATCGGCCGGACGATCTTCAAGTTCATCGCGGGCGGGAACATCGAGGCGGCCTACCACGATGAAATCTACCGGCTCACGACGATGGACGGGCTGACCCAGGTCCACAACCGCCGCTACTTCGACGAGCAGCTCGACCGCGAAGTCTCCCGCAGCCGGCGCTACGAGCGGGCGCTGTCGCTGGTGATGTTCGACGTGGACCACTTCAAGCACATCAACGACAAGCGGGGGCACCTGGCCGGAGACTACGTGCTCAAGCAGTTGGCCTCCGCGGTGCGCGTGAACATCCGCCGGGAGGATGTCTTCGCCCGCTACGGGGGCGAGGAGTTCGGAATCCTCCTGCCAGAGGTGGATGCCAAGGGCACCCGGCTGTTCGCGGAGAAGGTGCGCCAGAAGGTGGAGCAGACGCACTTCACGTTCGACAAGCACCCCATCTCGGTGACGATCTCCCTGGGCTGCGCCCTCCTCCTGCCGGAGCACCGCGAGCCGGGAGATCTGGTGCGCGCCGCGGACGAGAAGCTCTACGAGGCCAAGAACAAGGGCCGCAACCGCGTCTGCGGTTGAGGCCCCTGGCCCGGCCGGCCGCTCAGCCCGCGAAGACGGAGCGGCGCTCGCGCAGCAACGCCTGGAGCATGCCCTGGATGGACTCGCGGGTGCGCTCGGTCAGCCGCTGCACCTCGGCCAGATCATTCGCGGCATCCTGGCTCAGGCCCTCCATGCTGATGGGCTCCCCGAAGCGCAGCGTCCACTTGGCGGGCAGGGGCAGGGGCCCCGTCAGCGGCAGGTACGGCACCCCGAGAAAGCCCGCAGGGATGCGGCCCAGCAAGGGCGAGGTCTCCTCGGAGCCGACGATGGCCACCGGGATGATGGGGGCCCCGGTGCGCAGCGCGAGCTTGACGAAGCCGCCCCGTCCGAAGCGCTTGAGCTGGTAGCGCTGGGCGAACGGCTTGCTCATCCCCTGGTAACCCTCGGGGAACACCAGCACCGGCCGCTGCTCGTCCAGCAGCCGCAGCGCGTTCTCGGGGCAGGCGCGCACGGCGCCCAGCCGGTTGAAGATCGTCCCCAGCACGGGCGCGTGGAAGATCTGATCCTCCACCAGCCAGCGCGGCTCCCGCAGCTCTGGACGCTCCCGGAGGATGGCCTGCGTGGCCACCAGCCCGTCGAAGGGCAGGGCGCCGGAGTGGTTGGCCACGAGGATGGCCCCCCCTGCGGGGATCATGTCCACGCTCTGCAGCGTGACGCGCCAGTAGCGATCGTAGAGGAAGTCCAGCAGGGGCTGGAGCTCCGACACCAGCTCCGGATCCCGCCCGTACTCGTCCAGGGACGTGCTGCCATAGGTCCCCAGCCCCGCGCGCATGGCGTTCACCACCCCGTGCGCCGCCTCCAGCGTCCGGCTCATCGAGGCGCTCGACAGCGCCTGGAAGACAATGTCCTTGGCCAGGGCGAACACGCTGCCCGGCGGCGTGGCCGTCACCTGCTCGGCCTGGAGCTGCTCCGGGGAGAAGGGCTCTTCCTGCTGCACCTCGGGCTCCTCCGGCGCGGGCACCAGGGACAGGGGCGCCTTGCGCGTGGGAGGGAACTCATCCTGCGACGGGTCGGGCACCTCCTCGGGCGTGTCCTCGGCCTCCGCCGGTGCCTCCGCCGACGCGCCAGGGGCCTGGGCCGAGAGGGCCACGCCCAGGACCGCCTCCGCGGTGGCTTCCGCGGCCTCGGCGACCACGGCGGTGGCCAGCTCCCGGTTCCACGCGGCCTCCAGCGAGTTGGGCTCCGGGGCCGTTCCCTCCAGGGCCTGCTGCGCCCCGAGCGTGAGCAGGGTGGCCACGGCTGTCTCCGCGGCGGCCTCCGCGGCGGCCTGGGCCGCCTCGATGGCGGGGGCGGTGGCCATCACCGCGTCCACCTCCTGCTCCCGCGCGGCCTGGGCCGGCACGGCCTCCTGGGATGCGGCCACCTGGGGGAGGGGCTCGGCCCGGCGACGGCGGGAGACCTCGGGGGCCGCGGGCTCCCTCAACCGCGGGAGCGCCTCCTGCGCGGGGGCGGACGTCCGGGCCGGTTTGCGCTCCCGGGGCGGCTTCGCGGCCTTGGGCGGCGCGGCCTTGGGAGAGGCGGCCTTGGGCGGCTTCGCGGCCTTGGGCGGCGCAGCCTTGGGAGGGGCGGCCTTCTTCGCCTTGCTCCGGGGCGGAGCGGCTTTCTTGGACGCGGCCGCCTTGGGAGCCTCCGCGGCGGGGGATTGGGGCTCGTTGGAACGCTGCGCGGCACCGCGCTGAAACGGGTCGTTCCCGAGCACACCCTTGGTGGCCATGACTCAGCTCCTCCTCAGCGCCGCGGCGGCGTCCCGGGCGTGATGGATGGGGATGAAATTGAGCTCGTTCTCGGCGCGCTCGCCGTCCGCGACCAAGCTGTAATGGATGTAGTCGAGCAGGGCGATCGGCAATCCCGAGGCCCCGACCGCATCCATCACGTGCAAGGCTGTCCGGAACAGGGGCCCCGGCACGGGCAGTGGCCGGGCTCCCGCCTGGTAGACCAGGCCAGAGAGCGGCAACACGCCCTGGCCCACGATGTTGAACTCCCCGGAGGCATTCGCCGTGAGCGCCAGGTGGAGCGCCCGCGCGGCATCGTCCTCGTGGACGGCCTGCCAGAGCGGATCAAACCCCATCAAGGTGGGCACCACGGAGCGGCGGAGCATGCGGGTGGCGGGGTTGTCCACCGAGGGGCCGAGCACGGGGGCGAAGCGCAGCACGAGCACACGCGTCGCCGGGTGGCGCTCGCGGAAGGCGCGCACCTGGCCCTCCACCGCCACCTTGTCGGTGACGAAGCGGCTCAGGGGGCAACCGGTGAGGGGGGCCTCCTCGCGCAGCAGGGCCGGGTGCTGGCCCCGGGCGCCGTAGACGGCGGTGAGCGAGGGCACCACGAGCCGGGGCACCCGCACGCGGCCCGCGGCGGCCAGGACGTTGATGGTGCCGGCCACCTCCAGCTCGTGCGCCACCGAGCCGGTCATCATGGGCCCGAAGGGGAAGGCCAGGTGGTAGAGCGCATCCACGGGGTTCTCGGACAGGGCGTCGGTCAGCTCGCTCTCGGCGTCGTGGCGCGTGAGGTCCACCCGGTGGAACTCCACCTTGGTGCCTCCCGGGTTGGCCACATCCAGGACCACCACGCTCTGCACGGCGGAGTCCGCTTCCAGCCGTGGCAGCAGCAGCTTGCCAAAATCCCCACTGGCGCCGGTGACGGCGACGCGCAGCCCCCTCTTTCCTGCCTGGGTCGCATCCATATTCCGGGTCGAAGGTGTTAGCCCAACCGGCGCTGGATTGTCAGCCTTTCGAGCAAAGAAAGGGGGCCAACGCGCTGGGTGTTGCGAGCCATGTCCTACCCTGAGAGGCTGCATCGCACCATGGCCCGCATCGCCCGACTTCGTGACGACCTCATCAACAAGATCGCCGCCGGCGAGGTGGTGGAGCGCCCCGCCTCGGTGGTGAAGGAGCTGGTGGAGAACGCCCTGGACGCGGGGGCCCGCACGGTCCAGGTGGCGCTGGAGGGTGGCGGCCTGCAGCGCATCGTCGTGTCCGATGATGGACATGGCATGGGGCGCGAGGACGCGGTGCTGTGCCTGGAGCGCCACGCCACCAGCAAGCTGCGCGAGCTGGACGACCTGGAGAACCTCGCCAGCAAGGGCTTCCGGGGCGAGGCGCTGCCGGCCATCGCCGCCGTGTCCCGCTTCACCCTGCACACGGCCGAGCCCGACGCGGAGGTGGGCACGCGGGTGACGGTGGAGGGTGGGGCGGGGATGCACGTGGAGGAGGCCCCGCCGCGCGTGGGCACCGTCATGACGGTGGAGGACCTCTTCTACAACACGCCCGCGCGGCTGAAGTTCATGCGCCGGGGGGAGACGGAGCTCAAGCACGTGGAGGAGGCCGTCATCCGGATCGCCCTGGCGCACCCGGAGGTGTCCTTCCTGGTGGAGCACGGAGGGCTGCCGCTGTTCACCAGCCCCGCGTGCCCGGAGGACCCCACCGAGCGCATCGCCGCGGCGCTCGGCACGGACGTCCACCCGCACCTGTTTCCCGTGGAGGAGCGGCGGCTGGGGCTGAGCGTCACCGGCCACATCGCCTCCCCGGAGTACACCCTGCCCACCGCCCGGGGCATCTACACCTTCGTCAACCACCGCTACGTGCGGGACCGGGGCCTCATCGGCGCCATCCAGCGCGGCTACCAGGAGTACCTGCCCTCGGGGCGCCAGCCGCTCGTGGTGCTCTTCATCGACGTGGAGCCCCACGCGGTGGACGTGAACGTGCACCCGCAGAAGATGGAGGTGCGCTTCGCGGACTCGCGCGGCGTGTACGACGCAGTGCTGGCCGCCGTCGTCCGCACCATCCGGGCCGCGCCCTGGCTGGGCCCCACGCCCCCAGGAGAGGCGGACCCCCGGCGCCAGGCGGCCCACTATGCCCAGGCGGTGGAGCGCTTCCTCACCCGGGCCCAGGAGGCCACCTGGGGCGCCCCCTTGCCGCTGCCCTCCGCCGCGGACGCGCCCACGCCGCTCGCCCTGGTGCCTGCCGCGCCGGTGCCCATGAGCCGCGCCCCCGCCTTTGGCCAGGCGCTGCCCCAGCTCAACGAGGCCCCGCCGCCGGGGTACTTCGCGGCGCTGCGGCCCCTGGGGACGCTGGGCGGGCGCTTCCAGGTCTGCGAGGGGCCCGGCGGCACGCTGGTGGTGCTGGATCCCCACGCGGCCTTCGAGCGCGTCCGGCTGATGGGCTTCTGCCGCATCCTGGAGGAGGGCAAGACGCCGCCCCCCTCGCTCTTCGGTACCACGGTGGAGCTGCCCGTGCCCGCGGCCCGGGCCCTGGTGGGCGGGCGCGAGGCCCTGGCGCGGCTGGGCATCGACGCGGAGCCCTTTGGCGGAACGAGCTTCGCGCTCAAGACGGTGCCCCCGGGCCTGGAGGGCGCGGACCCGCGCGCGCTGCTGGAGGCGCTGGCCCAGGCACTGCCCCCCGCCGGGACGCCGCCGGACGCGGTGGGCCTGGCCGAGGCGCTGCGGGTGATGGCCTGCCATGCGGCCCAGACCGCCCCGGAGAAGCTCTCCGACGCCCAGCTGCGCGCCCTGCTGGAGGAGCTGGACACGGCGGACTTCCACCCCACGTGCCGCCACGGCACGGTGGTGGTGCTGGAGATGCCCCTGCTCGAGCTGGAGCGCCGCGCCCGCTGAAGCCCCGTGCCGCACCCGGCCATAAAATTGACGCTCCAAGGGTCACTGTTACGGTGCGCCACATTCCTGTAGCGCGGGTGGAAACGAGGACGGATGCATGCGCGGTGTCATCACCCTCCGGGACGTGCTGGCCAACCTCGGCGTCGTGCTGCGGGAGTTCGGCGCGCTGTGCGTGGTGCGGTGCCTGCTCGCCTCGGTGCGCCGTCAGCGCACGACCTTCCTGGACATCGCCGTGCGCGGAAGGAGGCCCTGATGCGCTGGGGCTTCGCCCTCGCCGCGGCCCTCTGCGCCCCGGCCGCCTTCGCCAGCGAAGACGGGCCGCTGCGGGAGGGCGTGGGCCGCATCACCGTGCAGGGCGGCTGGCGGCTCGTCGCCAACGATACTTTTTATGACCGGTACGCCTCGCGGCCGGAGAACGCCGGGCTGGAGCCGTCTCCCCGCTCCCAGGGCAGCCCCATCGGCATGGCCACCTTCGCCTATGCCATCACGGATCTGGTGGAGCTGGGGGTGGATCTGTTCGGCACCCTGGAGCGGCTCCAGCTCACCGGCCAGCCCCGGTTGACCACGATCTCCTATGGGGCCCTGCTGGGGCTGCGGCTCCAGGGCGGCCTGAACGTGGGCCCCGAGGGGCTGGTGCCCTTCGTGGGCGTGCTCACGGGACCGCTCCTGGCCTCGGCTGCTTTCCAAGGGCAAGCGGCCAAGGAGACGCTCATCCAGGCCTGGGGGGCCACCGTGGGGGCGACGTTCCGGCTGACACCTGTCTGGGGCCTCACCGCCGAGTACCGTCTGGTGCGAGCCCGGGGGGCGGTCGAAGCACCCGGCCGGAGATTCGGAACATTCAACGCGGGGGGCAGTTGGTTCGGTCTGGGCATCACCTACACCTTCCCCCCAGGCCCCTCCGAGCCCAGCCGGAGGTTCTAGCTGGGCGTCAGGCACCTGTCCCCCTGCCTGCTGACAGGAAGGGGCGGGAAATGAGTTTTTTCCAAACCCTGTTCCGCTGCCGGAAAGTCATTGATCCGACAGGGGAACTTTTAGAATGCGCGAGCCGGTCGAAGTCGTTTCCGGGCCCAACAGAAAGATGTCCATGGCATCCGAGCACAAGCCAGAGGTTGACAAGGAACTGTCGGAAATCCGCAAGGAGGTGATCGAGGCGCGCAACCTCGTCATCAAGACCGACAACCTGCTGAAGAACCTGCACGCCGAGGTGAAAGCCGTCGGCAAGCGGCACGAGGACTTCCAGAAGCGGCAGTGGATCTCCTCGGGGGTGGCCTACGCCCTCTTCGCCATCCTGGCCGGGGGCGGCGCGCTGCTCATCAGCAATGCGCGCACCTCCACCGCGGGCGCCGAGCGGGAGCGGCTGGAAAAGATGGTGACCGACCTGACGTCGGAGCTCGAGAAGCAGCGCACGGAGCTGGCCGCGAACCAGGGCGCCCAGCGCTCCGCGGCCGAGGTCTACAAGCTGATGACGACGCTGCCCGGCGACGAGCGGCTCAAGGGCATCGACGCGCTGGTGAAGCTGGACACCACGCGCCTGTCCGGCCTGGAGCGCCAGGCGCTCAACGATCGCGCCACGCTGCTGCGCAAGGAGATCGGCGACGCCGCCTTCGAGCGTGGCAAGGCCGCCTTCCGCCGCAACGACATGAACGGCACCGTGGAGGACCTCTCGCGCTTCATGGCGATGAACCCCACCGAGGCGGACGCGCTGGATGCGTCCTTCTTCCTGGGCGCCGCCTACAACAACCTCGGCAAGCACGACAAGGCCGTGCCACTGCTGGCCCGCTTCGTCGATGGGGACAAGCGCTCCAAGACGCGTGACTACGCCATGGTGCTGCTGGCCCAGTCCTACCAGGAGACCAACCAGGTCGAGAAGGCGCTGGCCACCGTGCGTGACGCGATCGCCAACTACCCGGCGACCCAGTACCTCGGGGCGATGCGCGCGCGCCTGAACTCCGCCAAGCGCCAGCTGGCGGGCCCCGACGCGGCGCCCGCGGTCCCCGCGCCCGCCGTGGCGGCGCCTGCGCCTGCGGCCCCCGCACCCGCGGCGCCGGCCCCGGCGGCGCCTGCGGGCCAGTAGTCCAGCGTTTCTACTCCCCATCCCACGGGGGGATGGGTGTTGCCACGCGGGGCCCACGGTCGTAAGACCTGGGCCCCGTGTCCGTTCCCGACCCCCGCAGTTCCCAGTACCGTCCCTTTCGCGCCGCCACCTACGGGACCTACCTCGTCTTGGTGACGGCCTTCTGCTTGTGGCTCATCGTGAACGTCAGCCGGTCGGTGGCGGCGATGACGCCCGAGCATCTGCCCGCGGCCGGCGAGGTGCTCAGTTACGCAGAGTGCCTCCAGGGCGCACAGCGGTTGTGGACCGAGCTCGAGAGCGAACGCGAGAAGCTGGTGCGCGCCTCCGAGATCGCTCCCCGCGATGTGGATCAGCAGTGGATGCGCGTTCGCACCGGCTGGCTGGAGAAACTGCGGATGCAGGAAAGTCAGTGTGCCCTGGGCTCGCGAGACCGCTCTGAATTGCGCACTGTCTTCCGGCGCCTGGACGAGGTGCAGGACCTCTACACGATTCATGCCGTGCAGTACGCGGGCGAGGTGGGCGGCGCGGTGGATGCGCTCCAGTCGGCCTTTGCCGCCGCGCGTCTGAAAAGCAGTCCGCGCTCCCCGTGATTGGCTTCATGTGAGTGTTTCACATAGCGGGTTGGGTTGGACCCCGGGGATGTAAAGACAGACCCCAGCGGCAGCATCGGCCTGTGTTTCAATCGTGCAGAGCGATTGGATTCACCAGGAGGCGAGCGTCTCTTTCCGTTGCGTGTCACGTATCGCTGTTAACGTAGCGATGGGACCTCTTCTCATGGCGTGCATTGGGCCATGGCTGAGGTCCCGCGAAGCCAATACAGTGGTCTTACGAAAGGAGTCGCCCATGAGTGAGTTGTTGGCGTCGACGGACGTGAAGAAGCCGCACGTGCAAGAGATGGCGCATCAGTGGGAGGCGCATCTGCATTCCGAGTTCCAGGCCAAGAGCACGGATGAAGCGCTGGCAACCATGACGGACACGCCCCGCGTGAACATCGTGCCCTTGATGGTGGGAGGGTTGAACTCGGAGGAGCTGAGGGTCTTCTACTCCCAGCACTTCCTCAACCAGCTCCCGCCGGACATCGCCTTCGCGCCCATCACGCGCACCGTGGGCCAGGGCCGGATCGTGGATGAGTTCGTGCTGAAGTTCACTCACTCCATCCAGATGGACTGGATCCTCCCGGGCGTGCCCCCCACCAACCGGTGGATCGAACTGGCCATGGTGGTCATCGTCCAGTTCAACCCGCAGGGAGACAAGATCGAGTCCGAGAACCTCTACTGGGACATGGGCTCCATCATGCTCCAGGCAGGCCTCATCGATGCATCGCTGCCGGTGCGCGGCGCGGATCACGCACGGCAGGCCCTCAACCCGGTCATGCCGATGAATGAGCTGATTACCCGCGCTCAGGGCTGAGCCCCTCGCCCCACCTGCTGCTCCCAGAAGCCTGTCCGCCGGCCGCGCATGCGCCGGGGGATGGGCTTCTCTAGCGTGTGGGGAGCGTGGCCGTGTAGTCCCCGGCGCTGTCGGCCACCGTCTGGGCCAGC containing:
- the mutL gene encoding DNA mismatch repair endonuclease MutL; the encoded protein is MARIARLRDDLINKIAAGEVVERPASVVKELVENALDAGARTVQVALEGGGLQRIVVSDDGHGMGREDAVLCLERHATSKLRELDDLENLASKGFRGEALPAIAAVSRFTLHTAEPDAEVGTRVTVEGGAGMHVEEAPPRVGTVMTVEDLFYNTPARLKFMRRGETELKHVEEAVIRIALAHPEVSFLVEHGGLPLFTSPACPEDPTERIAAALGTDVHPHLFPVEERRLGLSVTGHIASPEYTLPTARGIYTFVNHRYVRDRGLIGAIQRGYQEYLPSGRQPLVVLFIDVEPHAVDVNVHPQKMEVRFADSRGVYDAVLAAVVRTIRAAPWLGPTPPGEADPRRQAAHYAQAVERFLTRAQEATWGAPLPLPSAADAPTPLALVPAAPVPMSRAPAFGQALPQLNEAPPPGYFAALRPLGTLGGRFQVCEGPGGTLVVLDPHAAFERVRLMGFCRILEEGKTPPPSLFGTTVELPVPAARALVGGREALARLGIDAEPFGGTSFALKTVPPGLEGADPRALLEALAQALPPAGTPPDAVGLAEALRVMACHAAQTAPEKLSDAQLRALLEELDTADFHPTCRHGTVVVLEMPLLELERRAR
- a CDS encoding tetratricopeptide repeat protein, giving the protein MASEHKPEVDKELSEIRKEVIEARNLVIKTDNLLKNLHAEVKAVGKRHEDFQKRQWISSGVAYALFAILAGGGALLISNARTSTAGAERERLEKMVTDLTSELEKQRTELAANQGAQRSAAEVYKLMTTLPGDERLKGIDALVKLDTTRLSGLERQALNDRATLLRKEIGDAAFERGKAAFRRNDMNGTVEDLSRFMAMNPTEADALDASFFLGAAYNNLGKHDKAVPLLARFVDGDKRSKTRDYAMVLLAQSYQETNQVEKALATVRDAIANYPATQYLGAMRARLNSAKRQLAGPDAAPAVPAPAVAAPAPAAPAPAAPAPAAPAGQ